The following nucleotide sequence is from Barnesiella viscericola DSM 18177.
TCTCACCGAATCCACCTCGTTATAAGCCTCGTCGATCAACCGGAGGGTAGAGTCGGAATTGTTCTTTTTGAGTTGGGCCCGGGCGTCCCAGAACTTGGCTCGCCAGCGATACACCTTTTTCCCGGGATTGTCCCCGGCCTTTCGGTAAAGTTCCTGTATGAGCGAGTCACGACTCAGTGCATCATCACCCTCGATAAATTCCAATTCCAGCACGGCAGCAATCGAATCGAACACAGGGTCGACCGGCTTCCAATAGGAGCTGACCGGCTTCTCGGCGAAGCCCCTTAAAAAGCCAAGCAACAAAACGACAATCAAAATACCTCTTCCCATGACACAAAGATAGTAAAAAAGATGTTTGTCCACCAATTGTCCATCGTGTTTTCCCCGACAAACAACGCTTATCCACTATATTTGCTTGTCAAAAAAAACAAAACAGATACCCATGAGAAAAGTAAGACTCCTTTCCCTGTTGGCATTCCTGGGCGCCCTACTCCTTGCCCTGCCGACGAATGCCCAAACCGAAAGCCGTGAAGTCTATGGCTGGCTGCGGTACGACAATTACAACCAAAGCGACTATGGCATTTGCAAATTTACAACCGACAACGCCGAAAATATCCAGTCGGTATGGCCCTACGACCCCGCCCGGGTTGCCTGCGCCGGAGCTTATGCCGAAGGTTTCTACTACGTCTACCTGTATGAGACCGACGGTTACAATGCCACGCCCTACTCGTTCAACCGCATCAATCTCGCCACCGGCGAGTCGACTCAGGTAGCCGACTATCGGGGCATGCCGTTTCTTTTCCAGGACATGACCTACGACTACTCCACGCAAACCATGTTTGCCACCGCCTATGACGAAAATGTCTATACCGCCGTTCTGCTCAAAATAGACTTGACGACGGGCGAGGCTACCACCGTAGGCGAGATGGGCGAGAACAAATTCATGACCCTGGCCTGCTCCTACGAAGGGCAACTCTATGCCATCGACATCGACTATGGCGACCTGTGGAGCATCGACAAGTCGACCGGTGCGGCCACCAGCATCGGCAATACCGGCGAACGCGTGAGCGAGGACTACTTACAAACGATGGAGTTCGACCACGAGACCAACCTGCTCTACTGGGCCGGCGACAACTTCTGGGGCACTGTCGACACCAACACCGGTGCCGCCCAACAAATCAGCTGGCTGGGTAACGATGCCCAAGTGGTAGGTCTCTATATTCCCTTCAAAAAGACCAATGCCGATGCGCCCGCCGAGATAACCGATTTGACCGTAACACCCGGCGAACAGGGTGCCCTGTCGGCCCAGCTGAGCTGGACCAACCCCGCCACGACTTTTGGCGGAGGCAGTCTGACCGAACTGTCGCGCCTGGAAATCTATCGCAACGACCAGCTCGTTCACACCATCGACAACCCGATTATCGGGCAGAAAGAGAGTTGGACCGATACCCAAATCACCGAGAAGGGTCTCCAAGTTTACAGCCTCTCGGCCATCAACAGCCTGGGCAACAGCCTCACTACCGCCCAAGCGGTATTCGTGGGACGCGACCTGCCGGCGGCACCTGCCCAACCTGTCGTGACCCGACTCGACGAGACCAGTGCCCGGATTAGCTGGCAAGCGCCCCAATCGGGTATAAACGGCGGCTGGATAGATGCCTCGTCGCTGACCTATAAGATTACCCGCCAACCCGGGAATCAGATAATTGCCGGATCCATATCCGCCACCGAGTACATCGACAACACCATCGACTCGCGCGACTACTATGCCTACCAGATACAGGCAATCACCCCCGAGGGCGAAAGCCCGGTCGTCACAACCGACAAGCTGGTACTGGGCCCGGCGCTGAGCGTACCCTATTTCTGTAATTTCGCCACCGACGACCAGTTTGCCCTGTGGAGCGTCATCGACGCCAACCACGACGATTACTCCTGGAAACGCGAGACCACCATGGACGCCGCCTATTACTACTACAACGAGGACGGCGAGACCGGTGGCGACGACTGGCTCATCTCCTCGCCCATTCACCTGGAACAGGGGAAGAGCTACCGCCTGCGCTTCAAGCTCCAAGCCTACGATTCGAGCTACCCCGAGAAGGTGGCCGTCTACCTGGGAACCGATGCCAGCATCGAGGGGCAAACCGTACAGTTGGGCGACTACCTGGTCGAGGAGTTCACACTCACCGAGCACAAAGTAATTCTTCCGCAAGATTTGGAAACAGGCAACTACTATATCTCGTTCCACTGCTATTCCGATCCCTATATGTTTATCCTCTACCTGACCGACGTTACACTGGAAGAGGTGAACGAGGGTAGCATCTCGGGAATCGTAACCGACGGTACCAACCCGCTGGAAGGGGTTACCGTGTCGATTCAGGGCCATGACCTGCAACAGACTACCGACGAATCGGGAGCCTATACTTTCAAGGAGCTGGAAATCGGCAGCTACACCCTCCGTTTCGACAAAATGGGTTACCGCCCGGCCGAACAGACCGGTATCACCGTAGAGATGGGCGAAACCACCACGGTGAACCAGACGATGGAGCTGCTGCCCGTCTACTCGGTGAGCGGCAAACTGGTCAATGTGCAGAACAGACCCGTCGACCAGGCCAAGCTCTCGATAACCGGTTATGCCGACTATTCGACCCAGTCGGGCACCGACGGTTCCTTCTCGTTCCCGCAGGTGTATGAGGCCGAGCAATATGCCCTGTCCATCGAACGGTACGGCATGAGCGACACCACCCTGACGATAAACGTAACGGGCGGAGATCTCGTGTTGAACAACATCGTATTGACGGACAAGCCGCTGCCGCCCCACGCCGTATCGGCTACCCGCCAGGGCGAAACGACGGTAATCGCCTGGGAAGAACCCGTCGATACCCGGCAGTTCCGTCACGACAATGGCATACACAGCGGCCGACTGGGAACCTCCAGTTCAACCGCCAAGAGCGTCTATGGCGCGGTGTTCCGCACCCCGGCCAAACTCATGCAAATGACCTGGTTCACCGAGAACTACCTCACCACTCACCCCACGGTCAACGTATTCGTGTTCGACCTGGACGCCGAGGGGAACCCCACCTCTACCCTTCTGTTCTCGCAGATGAACGTGCCGAACAAGGATATGGGATGGACCACCTTCGACTTCCCCGAACCGATCGATGCCCCCAACGGATATATGCTGGCCATCAGCTACGAGGGTCACGTGGGATTGGGTCTCGACAACGGCGAAGGTCCCGACTATCCCTTCACCGAACAGACCAACTGCTATGCCGAGGACTACACCACGGGACAATTCACCTATACCGAGGAGCACGACATCAGACGTTCGCTGATGATTCGCGGCATCGGTATCCTGCTGGGCGAGGACGAGTTACCCTCGACCACGACCGACAAGCGTTACTCGGTATGGCGGCTGACCGACGGTCAACAGGAGACCCCGAGCGAATGGACCCTGTTAACCGAGACACCGGTCGAAGAGCTCACCTACACCGACAACACATGGAACGCCTTGACGCAAGGCATCTACCGCTATGCCGTGACTACCGGCTACAACAACGGGGCCATCGTCTCGCCGGCTGCCTTCTCGCAACCGCTCGACAAGGACATGTACACTCGGATTACCCTGAACCTGAAAACCAATACGCCCCAAAACGAGGCCCAAAGCGCCCATGTGGTACTGGCCCACGTCGACGGGAATGCCGACCACGTCTATACCGGCACGGCCGACAAGGCGGGTCAGGTAGTCTTCGACCAGGTATGGAAGGGGCTTTACAACGTGTCGATTACACTGAAAGGCTTCAACGATTTCACGGTCCAAAACGCAGACTTCTCGACCGAGAACAGCTACACCCTTTCGGACTATACCTTGCAGGAGTATATCGTCAACCCCTTCAACCTCGAAGTAGTAAAAGACGACCAGCAACAGGGCTATATCTTTAACTGGAACGTGGCCGACTACCTCTTCGACGACTTTGAGTCGCACACCGACTTTGCCATCAATTCGCCGGGTAGTGTGGGTTGGAGCTACATCGACGGCGACGGCCGCGAGACCTACGGCATAGACGGGGTCGACTTTATCAATGACGAGCTGCCCAAGGCCTACATCGTCTTCAACCCCTACACGACCGACCCGAACATAGCCCTCTTCGACTCGAATATCCGGCCGCACAGCGGCGAGAAATACCTGGCTTCGTTCCCGGCCCGCCCGGGTGCCAACGACGACTACGTCATCTCGCCCGAGTTGAACTTCAACCGCGATTTCGTCCTGAAATTCTATGCCAAGAGTTATACCGACGATTACGGTGAGGAACAGATGAATGTAGGCTACTCCACAACCGGCAAAGAGGCCACCGACTTCATCTGGCTCAACGAGGAGGGCCCCATCAGCGTACCCATGAGCCAATGGAACGAATACCGGTACACAATCCCGGCCGAGGCCCGCTACGTAACCATCAACTGCGTGTCGGACAACATCTTCATCTTCATGGTCGACGACATCTTCATCGGCCTGGAATTGCCCGACGGGGTCGACTTGGAGAAGATGAAGGACGACATCTCGTTTGAGGTTTACCTGGACGGCGAGCGCGTGAATACCACCCCGCAAAGCAGCTACCTCTTCACCGGCCTCTCGAAAGGGACGCACAAAGCCGGCGTGAAAGCGGTATTCTCATCGGTTACCACCCCGCTCACCGAGATTGAATTTGAGGTAGACGAAGAGAGCGGCATCGCCCGCAACCAGGCGAACAGCCTCACCGTACACCCCAATCCGGCCCAAGATGTGGTGACCGTATCGGGCGAATATGACTACCTCTCGATACTCAACCTGTCGGGTCACGAAGTATCGCGCCACACCGCCCACGAGGTAATCAGCGTGCGGGAGTTGCCCGCCGGAGTCTACATTGTACGAATCGTAGCCGGCAACCGCGTCGAAACGACCAAACTGATTGTGACCCGATAGTCCCGGCCGCTCAATGAGGCCCGGACAACAGGTCACCCACGCAAGGAGTGACAGGCAATCGCTCCGATAGTGTACACTATCAGCTTCCATTCCACACCGCAGCGCCCTGCCCACCGACTCTCCACAAAGTCGGGGCAGGGCGCTGCCCATTTTACCGCCAAGCTGTCGTCACCCCGGGAATAAATTCCGACTTTAATTTTATCGAAAAACGATAATTTTTTATTGATTCACTTGTCGATTCAAAATTTTATATGTATGTTTGTCCAGTTCAAAAATCGAAGATAAACGGCTCGACTCTTTTTTCTTGGGAAAAAGAGCCTATCTTTGCCAAACCGAATGACGTAAAAACCATATAATAAAGGATAACTCCATGAAGAAATTTTTCACCACGACCTTCGCCTGTGTGCTGGGCGTCATGATTGCCATCGTGCTACTGTCGATTCTGTCGGTTGTAGCATTAACCGGCATGGTTGCAACTACCGAAACCGAATATGTAGCCCAACCTCACACGATATTGAAACTCGACCTGGGCACGGTGACCGAACGCAGCCAGGAAGACGTAATGGGTCTCCTGATGGGGAATCAGGAAAAGAGCGACGGACTCGACAACATACTCAAAGCCATCGCGACGGCCAAGACCAGCCGCCATATCGACGGCATCTACATCGATGCCCACGGCATGAACATGGGAATCGCCACACTCGACCGCATACACCGCGCACTGATCGACTTCAAGGAGAGCGGCAAATTTGTCTACGCCTATGCCGACACCTACTCGCAACGGGAATACCTGTTGAGTGCCGCTGCCGACAGCGTGATGCTGAACCCCGTGGGGGCTGTCGATTTCAGAGGTCTGGCCGGGCAGGTGATGTTCTGGAAAGGTCTGTACGACAAACTGGGCATCGAGATGCAAATCCTGAAAGTGGGAACCTACAAGTCGGCCGTCGAACCCTATGTCAACACCCGAATGAGCGACGCCAATCGCGAACAGACCATCGCCTACATGACTCCCATCTGGAACCACCTGCTGGAACAGCTGTCGAAAGACCGCAACCTGTCGGTCGAGCAGTTGAACAACCTGGCCGATACACTGCTGATTACCGTTGAAGCCAAAGAGCTGGTGAACCGCGGACTCATCGACTCCCTGCTCTATCGCCCGCAGATGGAACAATTCCTCAAAGATAAAGTGGGCATCGACTCCGACGACGACCTCATCTTCGCCTCGGCCAACGAGGTGGCCTCGATGAAGCAACCCAAAAACAAGGCCAAGGACGAGATTGCCATCGTCTATGCCGAAGGGGGTATCGACCTGGGCGAAACCAACGGCGTGAACACGGCCGAACTGGTCGAGGACCTTACAAAGATTCAAAAGGACAAAAAGATAAAAGCCGTCGTGCTGCGGGTAAACTCACCGGGCGGTAGCGCCTACGGCTCGGAACAGGTGTGGGCCGCTATCGAGGCCATCAAGGCGGCCGGCAAGCCGGTAGTCGTATCGATGGGCGATGTGGCTGCCTCGGGCGGATACTACATCTCGTGCAACGCCGACCGCATCTTTGCCAACCCCACTACCCTCACCGGCTCAATCGGCATCTATGGCATGATACCTAACTTCGAGGGTCTGGTTACCGATAAGTTGGGCATCACCTTCGACGGGGTACAGA
It contains:
- a CDS encoding carboxypeptidase regulatory-like domain-containing protein, with product MRKVRLLSLLAFLGALLLALPTNAQTESREVYGWLRYDNYNQSDYGICKFTTDNAENIQSVWPYDPARVACAGAYAEGFYYVYLYETDGYNATPYSFNRINLATGESTQVADYRGMPFLFQDMTYDYSTQTMFATAYDENVYTAVLLKIDLTTGEATTVGEMGENKFMTLACSYEGQLYAIDIDYGDLWSIDKSTGAATSIGNTGERVSEDYLQTMEFDHETNLLYWAGDNFWGTVDTNTGAAQQISWLGNDAQVVGLYIPFKKTNADAPAEITDLTVTPGEQGALSAQLSWTNPATTFGGGSLTELSRLEIYRNDQLVHTIDNPIIGQKESWTDTQITEKGLQVYSLSAINSLGNSLTTAQAVFVGRDLPAAPAQPVVTRLDETSARISWQAPQSGINGGWIDASSLTYKITRQPGNQIIAGSISATEYIDNTIDSRDYYAYQIQAITPEGESPVVTTDKLVLGPALSVPYFCNFATDDQFALWSVIDANHDDYSWKRETTMDAAYYYYNEDGETGGDDWLISSPIHLEQGKSYRLRFKLQAYDSSYPEKVAVYLGTDASIEGQTVQLGDYLVEEFTLTEHKVILPQDLETGNYYISFHCYSDPYMFILYLTDVTLEEVNEGSISGIVTDGTNPLEGVTVSIQGHDLQQTTDESGAYTFKELEIGSYTLRFDKMGYRPAEQTGITVEMGETTTVNQTMELLPVYSVSGKLVNVQNRPVDQAKLSITGYADYSTQSGTDGSFSFPQVYEAEQYALSIERYGMSDTTLTINVTGGDLVLNNIVLTDKPLPPHAVSATRQGETTVIAWEEPVDTRQFRHDNGIHSGRLGTSSSTAKSVYGAVFRTPAKLMQMTWFTENYLTTHPTVNVFVFDLDAEGNPTSTLLFSQMNVPNKDMGWTTFDFPEPIDAPNGYMLAISYEGHVGLGLDNGEGPDYPFTEQTNCYAEDYTTGQFTYTEEHDIRRSLMIRGIGILLGEDELPSTTTDKRYSVWRLTDGQQETPSEWTLLTETPVEELTYTDNTWNALTQGIYRYAVTTGYNNGAIVSPAAFSQPLDKDMYTRITLNLKTNTPQNEAQSAHVVLAHVDGNADHVYTGTADKAGQVVFDQVWKGLYNVSITLKGFNDFTVQNADFSTENSYTLSDYTLQEYIVNPFNLEVVKDDQQQGYIFNWNVADYLFDDFESHTDFAINSPGSVGWSYIDGDGRETYGIDGVDFINDELPKAYIVFNPYTTDPNIALFDSNIRPHSGEKYLASFPARPGANDDYVISPELNFNRDFVLKFYAKSYTDDYGEEQMNVGYSTTGKEATDFIWLNEEGPISVPMSQWNEYRYTIPAEARYVTINCVSDNIFIFMVDDIFIGLELPDGVDLEKMKDDISFEVYLDGERVNTTPQSSYLFTGLSKGTHKAGVKAVFSSVTTPLTEIEFEVDEESGIARNQANSLTVHPNPAQDVVTVSGEYDYLSILNLSGHEVSRHTAHEVISVRELPAGVYIVRIVAGNRVETTKLIVTR
- the sppA gene encoding signal peptide peptidase SppA; protein product: MKKFFTTTFACVLGVMIAIVLLSILSVVALTGMVATTETEYVAQPHTILKLDLGTVTERSQEDVMGLLMGNQEKSDGLDNILKAIATAKTSRHIDGIYIDAHGMNMGIATLDRIHRALIDFKESGKFVYAYADTYSQREYLLSAAADSVMLNPVGAVDFRGLAGQVMFWKGLYDKLGIEMQILKVGTYKSAVEPYVNTRMSDANREQTIAYMTPIWNHLLEQLSKDRNLSVEQLNNLADTLLITVEAKELVNRGLIDSLLYRPQMEQFLKDKVGIDSDDDLIFASANEVASMKQPKNKAKDEIAIVYAEGGIDLGETNGVNTAELVEDLTKIQKDKKIKAVVLRVNSPGGSAYGSEQVWAAIEAIKAAGKPVVVSMGDVAASGGYYISCNADRIFANPTTLTGSIGIYGMIPNFEGLVTDKLGITFDGVQTNRYGNFGSFNRAMTPDEHRQMQQYIERGYELFTTRCAEGRGMSLDAIKKIAEGRVWDGQTALKIGLVDELGDLDDAIAWVAQKAGLEQYKTSSYPQQKTAVEQLFEELNKNVQARIAAVYLGESYKYLQTLEQCKNLDPLQCRMEEIELY